One segment of Nomia melanderi isolate GNS246 chromosome 10, iyNomMela1, whole genome shotgun sequence DNA contains the following:
- the Nipsnap gene encoding protein nipsnap, with amino-acid sequence MAAVLRRFRAAQITAIGNFKLPSFSNSRSFASSSILHNDSKGQWRQKSDPTKEPHSRMLSDKGVIYALHTHNMRPDSIDNYLTNYEQIVNILNSKQSELKLELVGSWTVTAGDIDQALHLWRYNGGYDSVDRAQIELSKDTTYQQLFKEGGKYVRSRYLQYLLAFSYWPIPTKRDDSNIYEIRSYRLNAGGMIEWGNNWAKAINFRRHNNEPFGGFFSQIGRLYNVHHIWCYKSLQARMETRESAWRSPGWDRCVAHTVPIIRETHSRILSPTNFSPTK; translated from the exons ATGGCTGCCGTTTTGAGAAGATTCAGAGCCGCGCAGATTACAGCGATCGGCAATTTTAAATTACCGTCGTTTTCTAACAGCCG ATCTTTTGCAAGTTCATCGATTCTACATAATGACAGTAAAGGACAATGGCGACAAAAATCCGATCCAACCAAAGAACCTCACTCACGGATGCTGTCGGATAAAGGAGTTATTTATGCCTTGCACACGCACAACATGCGACCTGATTCCATTGACAATTACTTGACCAATTA TGAACAGATTGTTAACATTCTAAACTCAAAACAGTCTGAATTAAAATTGGAATTAGTTGGTTCATGGACTGTCACAGCTGGTGATATCGATCAGGCTTTACATCTGTGGCGTTATAATGGTGGTTATGATAGCGTTGATCGTGCACAAATTGAGTTATCTAAGGATACA acATATCAACAGTTATTTAAAGAAGGTGGCAAATATGTACGATCAcgttatttgcaatatttattagcaTTTAGCTATTGGCCTATTCCGACAAAACGAGATGATTCAAACATATATGAAATACGCAGTTATAGACTCAATGCTGGTGGAATGATAGAATGGGGTAATAATTGGGCAAAGGCCATTAATTTTAGACGCCATAACAATGAACCTTTTGGTGGCTTCTTCTCACAAATCGGTCGATTGTATAATGTCCACCATATTTGGT GCTATAAAAGTCTTCAAGCACGAATGGAAACTCGAGAAAGTGCATGGAGGTCTCCAGGATGGGATAGATGTGTTGCGCATACAGTACCAATAATAAGAGAAACACATTCCCGTATTTTAAGTCCCACTAATTTTTCACCaacgaaataa